The Arthrobacter woluwensis genome window below encodes:
- a CDS encoding collagen-like protein, which produces MSQLEDNERRLAVAQEAVDKSRRADKRTKSLLLLSSCLLAFLVVVCGILAWQNGNYAAQAADAAQAQAAEKKSLAEQVAAACAKDDFKSSPQGKQVCQRADQVAKDTAAVPGSKGDQGIPGVDGRDGAPGRDGRDGSPGASGAPGAAGAPGSAGEPGIPGAPGVAGSAGQPGIPGEKGDPGVPGPKGDPGAPGMPGRDGKDGSPPSSWNFTQDGVTYTCTPQPPGSTTYTCTASTPTPSPSP; this is translated from the coding sequence ATGAGCCAGCTCGAAGACAACGAGAGGCGGCTGGCCGTCGCGCAGGAGGCCGTGGACAAGTCACGCCGGGCGGACAAGCGCACGAAGTCCCTGCTCCTGCTCTCGTCCTGTCTGCTCGCGTTCTTGGTGGTGGTGTGCGGGATCCTGGCATGGCAGAACGGCAACTACGCCGCCCAGGCCGCCGACGCCGCACAAGCTCAGGCAGCCGAGAAGAAATCGTTGGCGGAGCAGGTCGCCGCCGCGTGCGCGAAGGACGACTTCAAGTCCAGTCCACAGGGGAAGCAGGTCTGCCAGCGAGCCGACCAGGTCGCCAAGGACACCGCGGCCGTCCCGGGAAGCAAGGGGGACCAAGGCATCCCGGGAGTTGACGGGCGAGATGGTGCCCCGGGCCGTGACGGCCGGGATGGGAGCCCGGGAGCGTCCGGCGCGCCGGGTGCTGCTGGAGCGCCGGGGAGTGCCGGAGAACCTGGAATCCCCGGGGCCCCAGGCGTGGCGGGAAGCGCTGGCCAGCCAGGAATCCCGGGAGAGAAGGGCGACCCAGGAGTGCCGGGCCCGAAGGGCGACCCCGGAGCGCCGGGCATGCCGGGCCGGGACGGCAAGGATGGTTCCCCGCCGAGCAGCTGGAACTTCACTCAGGACGGGGTCACCTACACGTGCACCCCGCAGCCGCCCGGATCCACCACCTACACCTGCACAGCATCAACCCCGACCCCGAGCCCGTCCCCGTGA
- a CDS encoding Ltp family lipoprotein, which translates to MTYPQTPPPYAQQQVPYQAQPQVGQKSFLVTWLLSLLLGGLGIDRFYLGKIGTGILKLITLGGFGIWALIDLILVLANKQTDKQGLKLEGYEKHKLIAIIISVVVILIGGISSAVNGANAGSKVSSLSDVPAVSTDAPVVEKTVDPAAAAAESSASAKASAEAKAQAAADAKAAAEEAANRGTVGQQNAKAKAENYLSFTAFSRSGLIKQLQFEKFPAADATWAVDHIKVDWNAQAAAKAKQYLDTTSFSRGSLIDQLVFEGFTQEQAAYGATKAGL; encoded by the coding sequence ATGACGTACCCCCAAACGCCCCCTCCGTATGCCCAGCAGCAGGTTCCGTACCAGGCTCAGCCGCAGGTCGGGCAGAAGTCCTTCCTTGTGACCTGGCTGCTCTCGCTCTTGCTGGGTGGGCTCGGCATTGACCGGTTCTACCTGGGCAAGATCGGCACCGGCATCCTGAAGCTCATCACACTCGGTGGCTTCGGCATCTGGGCGTTGATCGACCTCATCTTGGTCTTGGCGAACAAGCAGACCGATAAGCAGGGTCTGAAGCTTGAGGGCTACGAGAAGCACAAGCTCATCGCGATCATCATCTCTGTGGTGGTGATCCTCATCGGTGGCATCAGTAGCGCCGTGAACGGTGCGAATGCCGGTTCCAAGGTATCGTCCCTGTCTGATGTTCCCGCCGTTTCGACGGATGCTCCTGTGGTAGAGAAGACGGTTGACCCGGCTGCGGCGGCAGCGGAATCTTCCGCGTCCGCGAAGGCTTCGGCCGAGGCTAAGGCGCAGGCTGCTGCTGATGCTAAGGCCGCTGCGGAAGAGGCCGCGAATCGTGGCACGGTCGGCCAGCAGAACGCGAAGGCCAAGGCGGAGAACTACCTCTCGTTCACTGCTTTCTCCCGTTCCGGCCTGATCAAGCAGCTTCAGTTTGAGAAGTTCCCTGCCGCTGATGCAACGTGGGCGGTTGACCACATCAAGGTTGATTGGAATGCCCAGGCCGCCGCCAAGGCCAAGCAGTACTTGGACACCACCTCGTTCTCCCGGGGTAGCCTGATTGACCAGCTCGTGTTCGAAGGCTTCACCCAGGAGCAGGCTGCTTACGGAGCGACCAAGGCTGGACTCTGA
- a CDS encoding metallopeptidase family protein — protein MDSRPEPASSRPLPRGLPIRIWPPGPRCTLRGEPGFEHLERTEAATLSLDEFQALAQQALEDLPPEISRHMDNVMLFIEDDGIDAATGEPLLGLYEGTPLTERGEGWAAGSLPDRISLYRRPILEICASRSEVLFEIQVTVIHEIAHHFGVDDARLHELGWG, from the coding sequence ATGGACAGCAGACCGGAACCGGCCTCTTCGCGACCGCTCCCCCGCGGCCTGCCCATCCGCATCTGGCCGCCCGGACCGCGGTGCACGCTGCGCGGTGAGCCCGGTTTCGAACACCTCGAGCGCACGGAAGCCGCCACGCTCAGCCTCGACGAGTTCCAGGCCCTCGCGCAGCAGGCTCTCGAAGACCTCCCGCCCGAAATCTCCCGGCACATGGACAACGTCATGCTCTTCATCGAGGACGACGGCATCGATGCGGCCACCGGCGAACCCCTGCTCGGCCTCTACGAAGGCACTCCCCTCACGGAGCGGGGCGAGGGCTGGGCCGCAGGTTCGCTCCCCGACCGTATCTCGCTCTACCGGCGCCCCATCCTCGAGATCTGCGCCAGCCGCTCGGAGGTCCTGTTCGAGATCCAGGTGACCGTGATCCACGAGATCGCCCACCACTTCGGCGTGGACGACGCCCGCCTTCACGAGCTCGGCTGGGGCTGA
- a CDS encoding cation diffusion facilitator family transporter — MGHNHDHTQGMTGTGKHRKRLIIVLSITLSVVVIQVAGAALSGSLALLADAGHMLSDAAGVFIALLASWIATRPATDQRTYGYQRAEILAALANALILIVIAVIIALEAFRRFGETPEIRTDTMLIAAIIGAVANGVSLLILRGGQEESLNLRGAYLEVLGDLLGSLAVIAAALVIMFTGFTAADPIASILIAFMILPRAWSLLKDVVDVLLEATPKGVDVGMIREHILAVEGVQSVHDIHIWTITSGVPVFSAHVVVDDHALSPESADRILDRMQRCLGSHFDTEHCTFQLEPASHQAHEAHQHA, encoded by the coding sequence ATGGGCCACAACCACGATCACACTCAGGGAATGACCGGCACCGGCAAGCACCGGAAGCGCCTGATCATCGTCCTTTCCATCACGCTCAGCGTCGTCGTCATCCAGGTGGCCGGCGCGGCCCTCTCGGGTTCGCTGGCACTGCTGGCCGACGCCGGGCACATGCTCTCGGATGCGGCAGGCGTGTTCATCGCGCTCCTCGCCTCCTGGATCGCCACGCGACCGGCCACGGATCAGCGGACCTACGGCTATCAGCGCGCCGAGATCCTGGCCGCTCTGGCCAATGCCCTGATTCTGATCGTGATCGCGGTCATCATCGCCCTGGAGGCCTTCCGCCGCTTCGGCGAGACTCCGGAGATCCGGACGGACACCATGCTGATCGCCGCGATCATCGGCGCGGTGGCCAACGGCGTCTCGCTCCTGATCCTGCGGGGCGGGCAAGAGGAGAGCCTGAATCTGCGCGGCGCCTACCTCGAGGTGCTGGGCGATCTGCTCGGGTCCCTGGCCGTCATCGCGGCGGCACTCGTCATCATGTTCACAGGATTCACCGCGGCCGACCCCATCGCCTCGATCCTGATCGCGTTCATGATCCTGCCGAGGGCCTGGAGCCTGCTCAAGGACGTCGTGGACGTGCTGTTGGAGGCCACCCCGAAGGGCGTCGACGTCGGCATGATCCGTGAGCACATCCTCGCCGTGGAGGGCGTGCAGTCAGTCCACGACATCCACATCTGGACCATCACCTCGGGCGTCCCGGTGTTCTCCGCTCATGTCGTGGTCGATGACCACGCTCTCAGCCCCGAATCCGCCGACAGGATCCTGGACCGCATGCAGCGCTGCCTCGGCTCGCACTTCGACACCGAGCACTGCACCTTCCAGCTGGAGCCGGCGTCCCACCAGGCTCACGAAGCCCACCAGCACGCCTGA
- a CDS encoding C40 family peptidase, whose amino-acid sequence MAVAKRRKYAAILYSSALSASVLLGSGGIPGAVAAPLPASPVTVPADQSDTIPSESEIAAAKKNESSAKATQARLEGLIGTLADRQSSAITASMRANDSYTNALLTLKAKQDAAAAAKAKAAAAKDQAAKSRKDLGTLASSIYKTGGVNPAVEGVLNGDDGDLLGRATTLDAISQKQSETFNKAIASGQANSALSADAAAAQKAADDAARDADQARAAAESAQTSATQALQSASKDREKVIAQLASLRNTTVALETQRVQGLEQQRAAAALKALQERAAQQPVPSPQPPAQGGDSGGATDGGSTGGGSTGGGQPSQPQPPVVQPPVVQPPVVQPPVVTPPAPRPPVVQPPAPQPPAPQPPAPQPPAPKPPVVTPPAPSPGGSAAQTAINFAMSKVGGPYVWGGNGPVGYDCSGLTSAAFAAAGVYMPRTATPQYFSAPQYIPMGQWQPGDLIFWGDGSYFYHVGIYIGGGQVVNALNPGSGITVSRIDWMIGMQLWPTAARYW is encoded by the coding sequence ATGGCAGTGGCGAAGCGCAGGAAATACGCAGCGATCCTTTACTCCTCCGCCCTGAGCGCGAGCGTTCTGCTCGGCTCCGGCGGCATTCCCGGCGCCGTGGCCGCGCCCCTTCCGGCGTCGCCGGTCACCGTTCCGGCCGACCAGTCCGACACCATTCCCAGCGAGTCGGAGATCGCCGCCGCGAAGAAGAACGAGAGCAGCGCGAAAGCGACCCAGGCGCGCCTGGAAGGTCTCATCGGAACCCTCGCGGACCGCCAGTCGAGCGCCATCACCGCGAGCATGCGCGCCAACGACTCCTACACGAACGCCCTGCTGACCCTTAAGGCCAAGCAGGACGCCGCCGCGGCCGCCAAGGCCAAGGCCGCTGCCGCCAAGGATCAGGCGGCCAAGAGCCGCAAGGATCTCGGCACGCTCGCCAGCTCCATCTACAAGACCGGCGGCGTGAACCCGGCCGTGGAAGGCGTCCTGAACGGCGACGACGGCGATCTCCTGGGCCGAGCGACCACGCTCGACGCCATCAGCCAGAAGCAGAGCGAGACGTTCAACAAGGCCATCGCGTCCGGCCAGGCCAACTCGGCCTTGTCCGCCGATGCGGCGGCCGCGCAGAAGGCCGCCGACGACGCCGCACGTGACGCCGACCAGGCCCGCGCCGCCGCGGAGTCGGCTCAGACCTCCGCCACTCAGGCACTCCAGAGCGCATCCAAGGACCGCGAGAAGGTCATCGCCCAGCTCGCGTCCCTGCGCAACACCACGGTGGCCCTGGAGACGCAGCGTGTCCAGGGGCTCGAGCAGCAGCGCGCCGCGGCGGCACTGAAGGCCCTCCAGGAACGCGCCGCGCAGCAGCCGGTCCCGTCCCCGCAGCCCCCGGCGCAGGGTGGGGACTCGGGCGGCGCCACCGACGGCGGTTCCACCGGAGGGGGCTCCACCGGCGGCGGCCAGCCGTCGCAGCCGCAGCCTCCGGTCGTGCAGCCCCCTGTGGTCCAGCCGCCGGTCGTGCAGCCTCCCGTCGTCACGCCTCCGGCTCCCCGTCCGCCGGTGGTCCAGCCGCCCGCGCCGCAGCCACCGGCTCCTCAGCCGCCGGCTCCTCAGCCCCCCGCGCCGAAGCCTCCCGTGGTCACCCCGCCCGCCCCGTCGCCCGGCGGCAGCGCGGCTCAGACCGCGATCAACTTCGCGATGTCCAAGGTGGGCGGCCCGTACGTCTGGGGCGGCAATGGCCCGGTGGGCTACGACTGCTCCGGCTTGACGAGTGCTGCCTTCGCCGCTGCCGGCGTCTACATGCCGCGCACGGCGACTCCGCAGTATTTCTCCGCTCCTCAGTACATCCCCATGGGGCAGTGGCAGCCCGGCGACCTCATCTTCTGGGGCGACGGCAGCTACTTCTACCACGTGGGCATCTACATCGGCGGCGGCCAGGTGGTCAACGCCCTGAACCCCGGTTCCGGCATCACCGTGTCCCGCATCGACTGGATGATCGGCATGCAGCTCTGGCCGACCGCGGCCCGGTACTGGTGA